In Mesorhizobium sp., one DNA window encodes the following:
- a CDS encoding acyltransferase family protein, whose product MQSAAAERSRVAWVDVAKGICIIMVVMVHATLGVELAVGERGWMHYAVAFARPFRMPDFFLISGLFLGLVIDRPWLRYLDHKVVHFAYFYVLWLTIQFAFKAPGMAMEEGLAAALANYLVAFVQPFGTLWFVYLLPIFFVFTRLVRNVPVWLVLAWAAGLEILPVATGSVVFDEFCARFVYFYAGYALAANVFRIADWFAANPSRTVVLLALWAPVNALLVFTPAPAALAAYLQPDLGNTGAQGGLAELPFLSLALGSLGLLAVVAVSVLLSGRRWTEWLRWLGAHSIVVYLAFFLPMATARVVLLKTGLIADIGTVSLIVTIVAVAGPVVLYGLVKWSGYGSFLFERPDWAHVDTPAKVRAAA is encoded by the coding sequence ATGCAAAGCGCTGCCGCCGAACGCTCCCGGGTCGCCTGGGTCGACGTCGCCAAGGGCATCTGCATCATCATGGTGGTGATGGTGCATGCCACCCTCGGCGTCGAACTTGCCGTCGGCGAGAGGGGTTGGATGCATTATGCGGTCGCCTTCGCACGGCCGTTCCGCATGCCCGACTTCTTCCTGATCTCCGGCCTGTTCCTCGGCCTCGTCATCGACCGGCCGTGGCTGCGCTATCTCGACCACAAGGTCGTCCACTTCGCCTATTTCTACGTGCTGTGGCTGACCATCCAGTTCGCCTTCAAGGCGCCGGGCATGGCCATGGAGGAGGGGCTCGCGGCCGCGCTGGCGAACTATCTCGTCGCCTTCGTCCAGCCCTTCGGCACGCTGTGGTTCGTCTACCTGCTGCCGATCTTCTTCGTCTTCACGCGGCTGGTGAGGAACGTGCCGGTCTGGCTGGTGCTGGCCTGGGCGGCCGGGCTCGAAATCCTGCCGGTCGCCACCGGCTCTGTCGTCTTCGACGAGTTCTGCGCCCGCTTCGTCTATTTCTACGCGGGCTATGCGCTGGCGGCGAACGTCTTCCGCATCGCTGACTGGTTCGCGGCCAACCCCTCCAGGACCGTGGTGCTTCTGGCGCTCTGGGCGCCGGTGAACGCGCTGCTGGTCTTCACGCCGGCGCCGGCGGCACTTGCCGCCTATCTGCAGCCCGATCTCGGCAACACCGGCGCGCAGGGCGGGCTCGCCGAACTGCCTTTCCTGTCGCTGGCGCTCGGGTCGCTCGGCCTTCTCGCCGTGGTCGCAGTCTCCGTTCTGCTCTCCGGCCGGCGCTGGACGGAATGGCTGCGCTGGCTGGGGGCGCACTCGATCGTCGTCTACCTCGCCTTCTTCCTGCCGATGGCCACCGCGCGCGTTGTGCTGCTCAAGACCGGCCTCATCGCCGACATCGGCACGGTCTCGCTGATCGTCACGATCGTGGCCGTTGCGGGGCCCGTCGTGCTTTACGGCCTCGTCAAATGGAGCGGCTACGGATCGTTCCTGTTCGAGCGCCCGGACTGGGCGCATGTCGACACGCCGGCCAAGGTGCGGGCGGCAGCCTAG